One Ricinus communis isolate WT05 ecotype wild-type chromosome 1, ASM1957865v1, whole genome shotgun sequence DNA window includes the following coding sequences:
- the LOC125368663 gene encoding probable serine/threonine-protein kinase PBL23, with product MKVALGAARGLDYLHKNNIVHKNVTASSIVLTHEFEPLLGDFGFPSGGKILETLDYLAPEYAGNWQLSTASDVYAFGVVLLELISGQMVTDKMPEGKSLVGWARPLLKERRLLEIIDPRIANSHDGEQIYWMGRLIQNCLHKIPDKRLTIDKVVCALECIADRQSSHVMEDFSAVKSYIEQQEMLSGDMEVVGHQLTSRSFSLTSSSVTARSSTSFSRSSTSSNGRSDKMHRGITGNRISLYYAQMHN from the exons ATGAAAGTAGCATTGGGTGCTGCAAGAGGATTAGACTATCTACACAAAAACAACATAGTTCACAAAAATGTTACAGCAAGTAGCATTGTGCTAACCCATGAGTTTGAACCACTG CTTGGAGATTTTGGGTTTCCATCAGGGGGCAAGATTCTTGAAACTTTGGATTACTTAGCACCAGAATATGCAGGAAACTGGCAACTTTCAACTGCTTCAGATGTTTATGCATTTGGTGTTGTTCTGCTAGAGTTGATCAGTGGCCAGATGGTTACAGACAAGATGCCAGAGGGGAAAAGTCTTGTGGGATGG GCAAGACCACTTCTGAAAGAAAGGAGACTTCTTGAGATAATTGATCCTAGAATTGCCAACTCCCATGATGGAGAACAAATTTATTGGATGGGCAGACTAATACAGAATTGTCTTCACAAAATTCCGGATAAAAGATTAACAATAGACAAG GTGGTTTGTGCACTGGAATGCATAGCAGATAGACAATCAAGCCATGTAATGGAAGATTTTTCTGCAGTGAAATCATATATAGAGCAGCAGGAAATGCTTAGTGGAGACATGGAAGTAGTAGGACACCAATTGACGAGCAGATCTTTTTCCTTAACTTCTTCTTCAGTGACCGCAAGAAGTAGCACAAGTTTTAGCAGGAGCTCTACAAGTAGTAATGGAAGAAGTGACAAAATGCATAGAGGAATAACAGGAAATAGAATTTCACTGTATTATGCACAGATGCATAATTAG